The following are from one region of the Bradyrhizobium sediminis genome:
- a CDS encoding phosphodiesterase codes for MTPSPVRIAQISDLHIKPPGRLAYGRVDTAVALERCVVALNEFRPRPDLVVISGDLADTPTVEEYDYLKHLLAPLELPFVSIPGNHDLREMMRATLPQGYAFSTGALNQRVEVGGLDLVLLDSSVHGKPHGELDGPTLQWLEATLASSGNRPALLFLHHPPFKAGIWHMDRQNLANAGELAPVIRRHPRVLLIATGHIHRATLTMFAGVPATICPAPNHAVDLDLAQLREPSFKVEPPAFHLHSWFPGEGFGSVVTHQVQIGIFDGPHPFFGLDGKLL; via the coding sequence ATGACCCCAAGCCCTGTTCGCATCGCGCAGATTTCCGATCTGCATATCAAGCCACCGGGCCGGCTGGCTTACGGCCGCGTCGATACGGCAGTGGCGCTGGAGCGCTGCGTGGTTGCCTTGAATGAATTCAGGCCGAGGCCAGACCTCGTGGTGATTTCAGGCGATCTTGCCGATACGCCGACGGTTGAGGAGTATGATTATCTCAAGCACCTGCTGGCACCGCTCGAACTGCCTTTTGTCAGCATTCCCGGCAATCACGACTTGCGCGAGATGATGCGCGCTACGCTTCCGCAAGGCTACGCCTTTTCGACGGGAGCGCTCAATCAGCGGGTCGAAGTCGGCGGGCTCGATCTCGTGCTGCTGGATTCCAGCGTGCACGGCAAGCCGCATGGCGAGCTCGATGGGCCGACCTTGCAATGGCTTGAGGCAACCTTGGCATCCTCGGGCAACCGACCCGCGTTGCTGTTTCTGCACCATCCGCCGTTCAAGGCCGGAATCTGGCACATGGACCGGCAGAACCTCGCCAATGCCGGAGAACTCGCGCCTGTCATCAGACGCCATCCACGTGTGCTGCTGATCGCCACGGGGCACATTCATCGGGCGACCCTGACGATGTTTGCCGGGGTTCCGGCCACGATCTGTCCTGCGCCCAATCACGCGGTGGATCTCGATCTGGCGCAGTTGCGGGAGCCGTCGTTCAAGGTCGAGCCGCCAGCCTTTCATCTCCACAGCTGGTTTCCGGGCGAGGGCTTTGGCAGCGTAGTCACCCATCAGGTCCAGATCGGTATATTCGACGGGCCGCATCCGTTTTTTGGACTCGACGGCAAGCTGCTCTAA
- a CDS encoding DUF2889 domain-containing protein — protein MNEESSERRRRMHKRTVECDGYLRDDGLWEVEARLIDTKPFAQQDRYRGELKPGEPVHDIALRLAVDDGMTIVEAETIMRSTPFPTCIEVEPILQRLVGERIGKGWRALVRQKIGPLETCTHLSELLGPAVTALFQTMSYGKTPEGGGSLDNQRSSTERPFFIGGCHSWRTDGPIVAEMFPQFSAKRPAGA, from the coding sequence ATGAACGAAGAAAGTAGTGAACGCCGCCGCCGCATGCACAAGCGCACGGTCGAATGCGACGGCTATTTGCGCGACGACGGGCTCTGGGAAGTCGAAGCGCGGCTGATCGACACAAAACCCTTTGCCCAGCAAGACCGTTACCGCGGCGAGTTAAAGCCAGGTGAACCCGTTCACGACATCGCCCTGCGCCTCGCGGTCGATGATGGCATGACCATTGTCGAAGCCGAGACGATCATGCGTTCGACGCCGTTCCCCACCTGCATCGAGGTCGAACCGATCCTGCAGCGCTTGGTGGGCGAACGCATCGGCAAGGGATGGCGCGCGTTGGTCCGGCAGAAGATCGGCCCGCTGGAAACCTGCACTCATTTGTCGGAACTGCTTGGCCCGGCTGTGACGGCGCTGTTTCAGACGATGTCTTACGGCAAGACGCCGGAGGGCGGCGGTTCGCTTGACAATCAGCGCAGTTCGACCGAGCGGCCGTTCTTCATCGGCGGCTGCCATTCCTGGCGAACCGATGGACCCATTGTCGCCGAGATGTTTCCGCAATTTTCAGCCAAGCGTCCTGCCGGTGCCTGA
- a CDS encoding NADPH:quinone oxidoreductase family protein, which yields MKAVVVEKYDLIDNIPLKEVPLPEVPAGQVRVRIQAASVGFVDGLKVQGLYQTKDALPFTPGTEFAGVVDVVAADAQGFARGVPVMGIARSGGLAEYISVPAAALEVMPEGIAPEVAASFRANYLTSLYALSERGALRAGEYLLVLGAAGGVGIAAVQIGKLLGARVIAAASTEEKREFASRYGAEATVDYTRADWRDTPKVLTDGHGADVNFDPVGGEVSLQAFRSIAWNGRHLVIGFAAGSIPALPFNLPLLKGGALLGVDLAQIPRREPEAQKRVMSQLFTWLTERKLAPVVGKIFAFEDFRDAFRTMQSRSALGKMVVRIS from the coding sequence ATGAAAGCCGTCGTGGTCGAGAAGTACGATCTCATCGACAACATCCCCTTGAAGGAAGTTCCGCTACCCGAGGTGCCGGCCGGCCAGGTGCGCGTCAGAATTCAGGCTGCGAGCGTCGGCTTCGTCGACGGCCTGAAAGTGCAGGGATTGTATCAGACCAAGGATGCTCTCCCCTTCACGCCTGGAACGGAGTTCGCCGGCGTCGTGGACGTGGTGGCTGCGGACGCTCAGGGATTTGCGCGGGGCGTGCCGGTCATGGGCATCGCGCGGTCGGGCGGGCTGGCGGAATACATATCCGTGCCGGCTGCCGCACTCGAAGTCATGCCGGAAGGGATCGCACCGGAGGTCGCGGCCTCGTTCCGAGCAAACTATCTGACATCACTCTATGCGCTGAGCGAGCGCGGCGCACTGCGTGCGGGCGAGTATCTGCTGGTATTGGGGGCGGCCGGCGGCGTCGGGATTGCGGCGGTTCAGATCGGCAAACTGTTGGGCGCCCGCGTCATTGCCGCGGCCTCTACCGAGGAAAAGCGAGAATTTGCGAGCCGCTACGGCGCTGAGGCGACCGTGGATTATACGCGGGCGGATTGGCGCGACACCCCGAAGGTTCTGACCGATGGCCACGGCGCGGATGTGAACTTCGATCCGGTTGGCGGCGAGGTCTCCCTGCAGGCATTCCGCTCGATCGCATGGAACGGGCGTCATCTCGTTATCGGCTTTGCCGCCGGCAGTATTCCGGCATTGCCATTCAACTTGCCGCTCCTGAAGGGCGGCGCGCTGTTGGGCGTCGATCTGGCACAAATTCCCCGGCGTGAGCCGGAGGCGCAGAAGCGCGTGATGTCCCAGCTGTTCACCTGGCTCACGGAGAGGAAACTCGCACCCGTCGTCGGCAAGATATTTGCGTTCGAGGATTTCCGAGATGCATTCAGGACCATGCAGAGCCGTTCGGCGCTTGGGAAGATGGTCGTCAGGATCAGCTAG
- a CDS encoding acetyl-CoA C-acetyltransferase, which yields MVEALIIDACRTPRGIGKAGKGALAGIHPQRLGATVLRALADRTGIDTADVEDIVWGCSSQRGPQSGDLGRMSALDAGYDVRTSGVTLDRFCGSGITSVNMAAASIMSGSEDLVIAGGTEMMSMEGRRGEGPLMMDAGNLHLRAIHPQSHQGVCADAVATLEGITRQDIDRLGFESQQRAAAAIKAGHFSKSLIPVYHEDGSLALDREEYPRPQTTLEGLAGLKPAFPAIADYPLDDKGTTYRKLILQKYPDLEIDFMHHAGNSSGVVDGSAAILLASPSYAKTHGLKPRARVVAMANMGDSPTLMLNAPVPAARKVLAKAGLTLDDIDLFEINEAFAVVTEKFIRDLEIDRDKVNVNGGSIALGHPIGATGSILIGTILDELERRDLKRGLVTMCAAGGMAPAIIIERV from the coding sequence ATGGTTGAGGCGCTGATCATCGACGCATGCAGAACGCCGCGGGGCATCGGCAAAGCCGGCAAGGGGGCGCTGGCAGGCATTCATCCGCAGCGGCTCGGCGCGACGGTGTTGCGGGCGCTCGCCGACCGCACCGGGATCGATACCGCCGATGTCGAAGACATCGTCTGGGGCTGCAGTTCCCAACGCGGCCCGCAGAGCGGCGATCTTGGCCGGATGTCGGCGCTCGACGCCGGCTACGATGTGCGCACCAGCGGCGTCACGCTCGATCGCTTCTGCGGCTCCGGCATCACCAGTGTCAACATGGCGGCCGCCTCGATCATGTCGGGCTCCGAGGATCTCGTAATCGCCGGCGGTACCGAGATGATGTCGATGGAAGGCCGCCGCGGCGAAGGCCCGCTGATGATGGATGCCGGCAATCTGCACCTGCGCGCAATTCATCCGCAATCCCATCAAGGCGTCTGCGCCGACGCTGTCGCGACGCTTGAAGGCATTACGCGACAGGACATCGACCGGCTCGGCTTCGAGAGCCAGCAGAGGGCCGCCGCTGCCATCAAGGCCGGCCATTTCAGCAAGAGCCTGATTCCCGTCTACCATGAGGACGGCAGCCTCGCGCTCGACCGCGAGGAATATCCGAGGCCACAGACCACGCTCGAAGGGCTGGCCGGTCTGAAGCCGGCCTTTCCGGCGATCGCGGACTACCCGCTCGACGACAAGGGCACGACCTATCGCAAGCTGATCCTGCAGAAATATCCCGACCTGGAGATCGATTTCATGCATCACGCCGGCAATTCATCCGGCGTGGTCGACGGTTCGGCGGCGATCCTACTGGCATCGCCGAGCTACGCCAAGACGCACGGCCTAAAGCCCCGCGCGCGCGTCGTGGCCATGGCCAATATGGGCGATTCGCCCACCCTGATGCTGAATGCCCCGGTCCCGGCGGCGCGCAAGGTGCTGGCCAAGGCCGGTCTCACGCTGGATGACATCGATCTGTTCGAAATCAACGAGGCCTTTGCGGTGGTGACCGAGAAGTTCATCCGGGATCTCGAAATCGACCGCGACAAGGTCAACGTCAACGGCGGATCGATTGCGCTCGGTCATCCCATCGGCGCGACCGGCTCGATCCTGATCGGCACTATTCTCGACGAGTTGGAGCGGCGTGACCTCAAGCGCGGCCTGGTGACCATGTGCGCCGCCGGTGGCATGGCCCCGGCTATCATTATCGAACGCGTCTAG
- a CDS encoding CBS domain-containing protein, with product MRAHQIMTRPVITVMPETTIAEAANTMLQKHVSGLPVVDASGKLVGIISEGDFIRRSEIGTQRKRGRFLKFILGPSAAAADFVHEHGSKVAEIMTQDPVTITEDTPLEEIVRRMENNNIKRLPVMRGDKIVGIVARANLLQAVASLARQVPDPTADDDHIRNRIIDVLEKNDWCPFGLNVIVRDGIVHLSGVITEESSRQAAVVATENVTGVVKVHDHLCWVDTMSGMYLNSPEDEEMAKAS from the coding sequence ATGCGCGCCCATCAGATCATGACCCGGCCGGTCATCACCGTCATGCCGGAGACCACGATTGCCGAAGCCGCCAATACCATGCTTCAGAAGCACGTCAGCGGGCTGCCGGTGGTCGATGCTTCAGGCAAACTGGTTGGCATCATCTCCGAAGGCGATTTCATTCGCCGCAGTGAGATCGGTACCCAGCGCAAGCGCGGCCGATTCCTGAAATTCATACTCGGCCCGAGTGCGGCGGCAGCCGATTTCGTTCACGAACACGGCAGCAAGGTCGCCGAAATCATGACGCAAGATCCGGTGACCATCACCGAAGATACCCCGCTCGAGGAGATCGTGCGGCGCATGGAGAACAACAACATCAAACGCCTGCCGGTGATGCGCGGCGACAAGATTGTCGGTATCGTGGCGCGTGCCAACCTGCTGCAAGCGGTGGCGAGTCTTGCCCGCCAGGTCCCCGACCCGACCGCCGACGATGATCACATTCGTAACCGCATCATCGACGTCCTCGAGAAGAACGACTGGTGCCCGTTCGGCCTGAACGTCATCGTGCGCGACGGCATCGTGCATTTGAGCGGCGTCATCACCGAGGAGAGTTCAAGGCAGGCGGCCGTTGTCGCCACCGAAAACGTCACCGGCGTGGTCAAGGTTCACGACCATCTCTGCTGGGTCGACACCATGTCCGGCATGTACCTGAACTCGCCGGAAGACGAGGAAATGGCCAAGGCGAGCTGA
- a CDS encoding PHA/PHB synthase family protein: MLARLTGGISPVALSLAFIDWATHLAAAPQRQMDISQEALQTARQLFGSSLHFFSSNLQWALIKPKPQDRRFAAPEWERPPFNLLAQAFLLREKWWHNATTGVRGMAPANEAIVEFSVRQVLDMLAPSNFAATNPEVLQKAFQSGGENFVFGLQNWYSDWMRMLSAGKPSQQDQDFVVGKNVATSRGKVVFRNELIELLQYYPTTAEVHPEPILIVPAWIMKYYILDLSPHNSLVKFLTDQGFTVFMISWRNPGPGDRDIAFDDYRKLGVEAALDTIGRIVPDRQVHALGYCLGGTLLSIAAATMGRDGDNGLKSITLLAAQTDFTEAGELTLFINESQVAFLEDMMWERGVLDTTQMAGAFQLLRSNDLIWSRITRDYLMGERAPASDLMAWNADATRLPYRMHSEYLRKLFLDNDLAGGRYVVEGRPISLSDIHTAMFVVGTLRDHVAPWKSTYKIHYQVDADVTFLLTSGGHNTGIVAPPGEEGHSYQVSCKPEDAPYVGPDEWLKAAPHAEGSWWAEWVRWLTTRSGEPCEPPRMGVGQVDGWSLRDAPGDYVRQ, encoded by the coding sequence ATGCTGGCGCGTCTGACCGGTGGCATATCGCCGGTTGCGTTGTCGCTTGCCTTTATCGATTGGGCCACGCATCTAGCGGCGGCGCCTCAGCGGCAGATGGATATTTCCCAGGAAGCATTGCAGACGGCGAGACAGCTGTTTGGATCCTCGCTGCATTTCTTTTCGTCCAACCTACAGTGGGCCCTGATCAAGCCGAAGCCGCAGGATCGGCGCTTTGCAGCCCCGGAGTGGGAGCGTCCGCCGTTTAATCTGCTCGCGCAGGCGTTTCTGCTGCGAGAGAAATGGTGGCATAATGCGACGACTGGCGTCCGCGGCATGGCGCCGGCAAACGAGGCGATTGTCGAGTTTTCGGTGCGGCAGGTGCTCGACATGCTGGCACCGTCCAATTTCGCCGCCACCAATCCCGAGGTGTTGCAGAAGGCGTTCCAGAGCGGCGGCGAGAATTTCGTTTTCGGGTTGCAGAACTGGTATAGTGATTGGATGCGCATGCTGTCCGCCGGCAAGCCGTCCCAGCAGGATCAGGATTTTGTCGTCGGCAAGAACGTGGCGACGTCGCGCGGCAAGGTCGTCTTCCGCAATGAGCTGATCGAGTTGCTCCAGTACTATCCGACCACGGCCGAGGTGCATCCGGAACCGATCCTGATCGTACCGGCCTGGATCATGAAATATTACATCCTCGACCTTTCGCCGCATAATTCACTGGTGAAGTTCCTCACCGACCAAGGCTTCACGGTATTCATGATCTCCTGGCGCAATCCGGGACCGGGGGATCGCGACATCGCCTTCGACGATTATCGCAAGCTTGGTGTGGAAGCTGCGCTCGATACGATCGGGCGGATCGTGCCGGACCGCCAGGTTCACGCGCTTGGCTATTGCCTGGGTGGGACATTGCTGTCGATCGCCGCCGCCACGATGGGACGCGACGGCGACAACGGATTGAAATCGATCACCTTGCTCGCGGCACAGACCGATTTCACCGAGGCCGGCGAACTGACCTTGTTCATCAACGAAAGCCAGGTCGCTTTCCTCGAGGACATGATGTGGGAGCGCGGCGTTCTCGACACCACGCAAATGGCGGGCGCATTCCAGTTGTTGCGCTCGAACGATCTGATCTGGTCGCGGATCACGCGCGATTACTTGATGGGAGAACGCGCGCCGGCCAGTGACCTGATGGCTTGGAACGCCGACGCCACGCGGCTGCCGTACCGGATGCATTCAGAATATCTGCGCAAGCTGTTCCTCGACAACGACCTCGCGGGAGGCCGCTATGTCGTCGAAGGAAGGCCGATTTCGTTGTCGGATATTCACACAGCAATGTTCGTGGTCGGGACGCTTCGCGACCACGTGGCGCCCTGGAAGTCCACCTACAAGATCCACTACCAGGTGGATGCCGATGTGACATTCCTCTTGACCAGCGGCGGCCACAATACCGGCATCGTGGCGCCGCCCGGCGAGGAGGGCCACTCCTACCAGGTCAGCTGCAAGCCGGAGGATGCTCCCTATGTCGGTCCTGACGAATGGCTGAAGGCGGCGCCGCACGCCGAAGGATCGTGGTGGGCGGAATGGGTCAGATGGCTCACCACGCGGTCCGGCGAGCCCTGCGAGCCGCCCCGGATGGGCGTTGGGCAGGTCGACGGCTGGAGTTTACGTGATGCGCCCGGTGATTACGTCCGCCAGTGA
- a CDS encoding CHAD domain-containing protein, which translates to MACDTAFRIIARRSLVALTANHEATCNGDPAALHQMRIALTHLRAAILFFSPMVSDSKRTQIWADLKWLNTHLGVMRDIDVAIERLKTINRRRPQDIPSHQAWTAKRADTHRLLARALVSTRYRRLVKNTSDWIEHGPWSIRKGKEAARKRASPVAAYSLRKLAQWQQKLLKKSRKLAKMDAEKRHRLRLLNKKLTYSIESFEDLFPDRKFSPQRTALKHLRKAQGALGQLNDDARGHSLAVDLEKDGGRPPLQFLSRKRAKRLIRTAAAAYRKLAALE; encoded by the coding sequence ATGGCGTGCGACACCGCATTTCGAATTATAGCGCGCCGCTCCCTCGTTGCTTTGACCGCAAATCATGAAGCGACATGCAATGGCGATCCGGCAGCCCTGCACCAGATGCGTATCGCGCTGACGCATTTGCGCGCGGCCATCCTGTTCTTCTCGCCGATGGTTTCCGACTCCAAGCGGACACAAATATGGGCCGATCTGAAGTGGCTGAACACCCATCTCGGGGTCATGCGAGATATCGACGTTGCAATCGAAAGGCTGAAGACAATCAATAGACGGCGGCCGCAGGACATCCCCTCTCATCAGGCCTGGACCGCCAAGCGCGCGGATACCCATCGACTTCTGGCGCGAGCGCTCGTCTCAACCAGATATCGGCGTCTGGTCAAGAATACCTCCGACTGGATCGAACATGGACCCTGGTCGATCAGGAAAGGAAAAGAAGCCGCCCGGAAGCGCGCATCCCCGGTCGCCGCCTACAGCCTGCGCAAACTGGCGCAGTGGCAGCAGAAGCTTCTGAAGAAGAGCCGCAAGCTCGCGAAAATGGACGCGGAGAAGCGGCATCGGCTGCGTCTGTTGAACAAGAAGCTGACCTATTCTATCGAATCCTTCGAAGACCTGTTTCCGGACAGGAAATTTTCGCCGCAACGGACTGCGCTGAAGCACCTGCGCAAGGCACAAGGAGCCCTCGGGCAGTTGAACGACGATGCAAGAGGGCATTCTCTGGCGGTTGATCTGGAGAAAGACGGCGGCCGACCGCCTCTGCAATTTCTCAGCCGCAAGCGCGCAAAGCGGCTGATACGGACGGCGGCCGCGGCCTATCGGAAACTGGCCGCGCTGGAGTGA
- a CDS encoding AAA family ATPase, whose product MTPSTADSPMQERVFALLTDPATHPHVHRIDTHAASVFLEGNRALKIKRAVRFPFLDYSTLEKRKAACDEEIRINRQFAPQIYRRVIPITQGVDGSLAIDGGGTPVEFAIEMTRFDERQTIDRLVESGPPDPTLVDAIAEAIAASHAVAPRAAAEPWITSIPSIIEGNTEAFRTAACFPTGDIDDLRDGSLAAFARVRGLLEQRGRQGYIRRCHGDLHLANIVLIEGKPVLFDAIEFDATIASVDVLYDLAFPMMDFIRYGRQAAANALLNRYLGMAASENHDALAALPLFMSLRSAIRAHVLLARLDRNNHGKAEVMHSARAYFALARQIIHPPAPILVAIGGLSGTGKSVLARALAPDIAPLPGAVVLRSDVLRKQLFKSNETDRLPESAYRPEITKQIYEILVQRAARVLAQGHSVVVDAVFAHETERAAIHDTARRLNIRFAGFFLVADLATRMNRVGRRERDASDATPEIAGLQEKYDTGAIDWDVIDASGTAGQTLEHCRSRIR is encoded by the coding sequence ATGACACCTTCAACCGCCGACTCCCCCATGCAGGAGCGCGTGTTCGCATTGCTCACGGACCCCGCGACGCACCCGCATGTTCATCGGATCGATACGCATGCGGCGTCGGTCTTTCTTGAGGGCAACCGCGCGCTGAAGATCAAGCGCGCCGTCCGGTTTCCGTTTCTGGATTATTCGACGCTAGAGAAGCGGAAAGCCGCCTGCGACGAAGAGATCAGAATAAACCGCCAGTTCGCGCCGCAAATCTATCGCCGCGTCATTCCGATCACGCAAGGCGTCGATGGATCGCTTGCTATCGACGGTGGCGGCACTCCGGTCGAATTCGCCATCGAAATGACGCGCTTCGACGAACGCCAGACCATCGACCGGCTGGTCGAGTCCGGCCCGCCGGATCCCACGCTCGTCGATGCCATCGCGGAAGCGATCGCTGCCTCTCACGCAGTCGCGCCGCGCGCCGCCGCCGAGCCCTGGATCACGTCAATCCCCTCGATCATCGAGGGCAATACCGAGGCGTTCCGTACCGCAGCCTGTTTTCCCACCGGCGATATCGATGACCTCAGGGATGGGTCTCTGGCCGCGTTTGCGCGGGTCCGCGGGCTATTGGAACAGCGCGGCCGACAGGGATACATCCGCCGCTGCCATGGCGACCTGCACCTGGCGAACATCGTGCTGATCGAGGGCAAGCCCGTGCTGTTCGATGCGATCGAGTTCGATGCCACGATCGCCTCGGTCGATGTGCTCTACGATCTTGCATTTCCGATGATGGATTTCATTCGCTACGGCCGGCAAGCGGCGGCGAACGCGCTGCTCAATCGATATCTTGGGATGGCAGCAAGCGAAAACCACGATGCGCTCGCAGCGCTTCCCCTATTCATGTCGCTGCGGTCGGCTATCCGCGCCCACGTGCTGCTCGCCCGTCTTGACCGGAACAATCACGGCAAAGCTGAGGTCATGCATTCGGCGCGGGCCTATTTCGCGCTGGCGCGTCAGATCATCCATCCCCCGGCGCCAATACTGGTTGCGATCGGCGGATTGTCCGGAACTGGAAAATCCGTCTTGGCGCGGGCGCTCGCTCCCGATATCGCGCCGCTCCCGGGCGCGGTCGTGCTGCGCAGCGACGTGCTGCGCAAGCAGCTGTTCAAGTCCAACGAGACGGACCGGCTGCCCGAAAGCGCATACCGGCCGGAAATTACCAAACAAATTTACGAAATCCTCGTGCAACGCGCGGCGCGGGTTCTTGCGCAGGGTCATTCCGTCGTGGTGGACGCCGTATTCGCTCATGAAACGGAGCGAGCCGCAATCCACGATACCGCGCGCAGGCTGAATATCAGGTTTGCCGGCTTCTTTCTGGTAGCCGACCTCGCGACCCGGATGAACCGCGTCGGTCGCCGCGAGCGCGATGCGTCCGACGCCACGCCCGAGATCGCCGGACTCCAGGAGAAATATGACACCGGCGCGATCGACTGGGACGTCATCGACGCATCTGGAACAGCCGGGCAAACTCTGGAACACTGCCGAAGCCGGATCCGCTAA
- a CDS encoding zinc-dependent alcohol dehydrogenase family protein produces the protein MRAMVLSAPGTPLQMQERADPDPGAGEIRVKVSACGVCRTDLHVVDAELPGIKYPVIPGHEIVGRVDLVGRNVTTLRIGDRVGIPWLGYTCGACRYCKEGMENLCDYPQFTGYTREGGFATHTIADARYAFPLGEDGDDVSIAPLLCAGLIGWRSLVMAGSAPRLGIYGFGAAGHIVAQIARWQGRSVYAFTRANDIAAQDFARLLGAVWAGPSDQVPDAPLDAAIIYAPAGQLVPAALRAVRKGGRVVCAGIHMSDIPSFPYHLLWQERQLVSVANLTRQDGLDFLKIAPEAGIRTQTTAFPLAEANDVLTKLRTGQILGAAVLQP, from the coding sequence ATGCGGGCGATGGTACTGTCGGCGCCGGGGACACCTCTGCAGATGCAGGAGCGCGCGGACCCTGACCCCGGCGCCGGAGAAATTCGCGTCAAGGTAAGCGCCTGCGGCGTCTGCCGGACCGACCTCCATGTCGTCGATGCGGAACTTCCCGGCATCAAGTATCCCGTGATTCCCGGTCATGAAATCGTCGGCCGCGTCGACCTCGTCGGCCGCAATGTCACGACGCTCCGAATCGGCGACCGCGTCGGAATCCCCTGGCTCGGCTACACCTGCGGCGCTTGCCGCTACTGCAAAGAGGGCATGGAAAATCTCTGCGATTATCCTCAATTCACCGGATACACCCGTGAAGGCGGCTTCGCCACCCACACCATCGCGGACGCCCGTTACGCATTTCCGCTCGGCGAAGACGGCGACGACGTGTCGATCGCGCCGCTGTTGTGCGCGGGCCTGATCGGCTGGCGGTCACTGGTGATGGCTGGCAGCGCACCGCGGCTCGGCATCTATGGCTTCGGCGCGGCCGGACACATCGTCGCCCAGATCGCGCGCTGGCAGGGCCGCTCCGTCTATGCCTTCACGCGAGCCAACGACATCGCGGCGCAGGATTTCGCCCGCCTGCTCGGCGCCGTGTGGGCCGGGCCGTCGGACCAGGTCCCTGACGCCCCACTCGACGCCGCCATCATCTACGCCCCTGCCGGACAATTGGTGCCCGCGGCACTGCGCGCGGTGCGCAAGGGCGGACGGGTGGTTTGCGCGGGCATCCACATGAGCGATATTCCGAGCTTTCCCTACCATCTCCTTTGGCAGGAAAGGCAGCTGGTTTCAGTTGCCAATCTGACGCGCCAGGACGGGCTGGATTTCCTCAAGATCGCCCCCGAGGCCGGAATCCGGACCCAGACCACGGCATTCCCGCTTGCTGAAGCCAACGATGTCCTGACCAAGCTGCGGACGGGGCAAATCCTGGGCGCCGCAGTTCTCCAACCCTGA